One Ricinus communis isolate WT05 ecotype wild-type chromosome 2, ASM1957865v1, whole genome shotgun sequence DNA segment encodes these proteins:
- the LOC8270968 gene encoding probable calcium-binding protein CML44 yields the protein MCPLITRDLHRIFQKLDKNGDGLLSIGELNWLLEKIGVHFSPEELEGSVGKSSLDFNEFLLFYDSITECSYGAGGEEEEDEVVVEEEEEGSNKELEDLAKAFNVFDINGDGFISSEELQSVLARLGLWDEMSGKDCTSMICAFDTNLDGVLDFEEFKNMMLQTSS from the coding sequence ATGTGTCCTCTTATTACCAGAGACTTGCACAGGATTTTCCAAAAGCTGGACAAGAATGGCGATGGTCTTTTAAGCATAGGGGAGCTCAATTGGCTTCTTGAAAAAATAGGAGTTCATTTTAGCCCAGAGGAGCTCGAGGGTTCGGTGGGGAAATCAAGCCTCGACTTCAACGAGTTCTTGTTGTTTTACGACTCCATAACTGAATGTTCGTATGGAGCAGGGggggaggaggaggaggacgaggtggtggtggaggaagaagaggaaggcAGCAACAAGGAGCTGGAAGACCTCGCCAAGGCGTTTAACGTGTTCGATATTAATGGAGACGGCTTCATTTCTAGCGAAGAGCTTCAAAGCGTTTTGGCAAGACTTGGATTATGGGATGAGATGAGCGGCAAGGATTGTACGAGTATGATCTGTGCATTTGATACTAACTTGGATGGGGTTCTTGATTTTGAAGAATTCAAGAACATGATGCTGCAGACTAGTTCTTGA
- the LOC8270969 gene encoding UDP-sugar pyrophosphorylase yields MDSATESLSKLNIGGDFASSLPSLHKNLHLLSPDQIKLAKMLVEMGQTHLFQHWSEPGVDDEEKEALFHQVSRLDSSYPGGLASYIKIARELLADSKAGKNPFEGFTPSVPTGENLTFADENFVKFEEVGVREAQNAAFVLVAGGLGERLGYNGIKVALPMETTTGTCFLQHYIESILALQEASYRLTQGKCQRDIPFVIMTSDDTHARTLELLESNSYFGMKPSQVKLLKQEKVACLEDNDARLALDPQNIYRIQTKPHGHGDVHSLLYSSGLLSTWHDAGLRWVLFFQDTNGLLFKAIPASLGVSATKQYHVNSLAVPRKAKEAIGGITKLTHTDGRSMVINVEYNQLDPLLRATGNPDGDVNCDTGYSPFPGNINQLILELGPYIEELKKTGGAIKEFVNPKYKDATKTSFKSSTRLECMMQDYPKTLPPTARVGFTVMDTWLAYAPVKNNPEDAAKVPKGNPYHSATSGEMAIYCANSLILRKVGVQVDEPVQQVFNGQEVEVWPRITWKPKWGLTFSDVKSKVSGSCSVSQRSTMAIKGRNIFVEDLSLDGAVVIESVDEAEVKVGGAVQNKGWILENVDYKDTSVPEEIRTRGFRIKKIEQLEKHYCEPGQFDPKA; encoded by the exons ATGGATTCAGCTACGGAATCTCTGTCAAAGCTGAATATCGGTGGAGATTTTGCTTCTTCTCTGCCCAGTTTACATAAGAATCTTCACCTTCTATCTCCGGAccag ATTAAGCTGGCGAAGATGTTAGTGGAGATGGGACAGACTCATCTGTTTCAGCATTGGTCTGAGCCTGGTGTTGATGATGAGGAAAAGGAAGCTCTTTTTCATCAG GTGTCTCGACTCGACTCAAGCTATCCTGGAGGTTTGGcatcatatatcaaaatagCGAGAGAACTCTTAGCTGATTCCAAAGCAGGGAAAAACCCTTTTGAGGGCTTCACACCTTCT GTTCCAACAGGAGAAAACCTGACGTTTGCTGATGAAAACTTTGTCAAATTCGAGGAGGTGGGAGTTAGGGAAGCCCAGAATGCAGCATTTGTTCTCGTTGCAGGCGGGCTTGGGGAACGTCTTGGATACAATGGAATAAAG GTGGCTCTTCCAATGGAAACCACAACAGGGACTTGTTTCTTGCAGCATTACATCGAGTCCATTCTGGCTCTTCAAGAAGCTAGCTATAGATTGACACAAG GCAAATGTCAAAGGGATATTCCTTTCGTTATCATGACGTCAGATGATACACATGCTCGTACATTAGAGCTTTTAGAATCAAATTCTTATTTTGGAATGAAACCATCACAAGTGAAACTTCTTAAGCAg GAAAAAGTTGCATGCTTAGAAGATAATGATGCCAGGCTTGCTCTAGATCCACAGAACATATACAGGATTCAG ACAAAACCTCATGGCCATGGTGATGTGCATTCACTTCTTTATTCTAGTGGCCTTCTTAGTACATG GCATGATGCTGGTTTAAGGTGGGTTCTATTTTTCCAAGATACAAATGGACTTCTCTTCAAG GCAATTCCAGCTTCATTGGGTGTCAGTGCCACCAAACAATACCATGTTAATTCTCTCGCAGTTCCTCGCAAAGCTAAAGAAGCTATTGGAGGAATCACTAAGCTTACTCATACTGATG GGCGGTCTATGGTGATTAACGTGGAATACAATCAGCTTGATCCTCTGCTTAGAGCAACTGGGAATCCTGATGGAGATGTCAATTGCGATACAGGCTATTCTCCTTTTCCGGGAAATATAAACCAA TTGATTTTGGAACTTGGTCCTTATATTGAGGAGCTCAAGAAAACTGGAGGTGCTATTAAAGAGTTTGTTAACCCGAA ATACAAAGATGCCACCAAAACTTCATTTAAATCTTCAACTCGACTTGAATGCATGATGCAGGATTATCCAAAAACGTTGCCCCCCACAGCAAGGGTTGGATTTACG GTCATGGATACATGGCTAGCTTATGCACCTGTGAAGAATAATCCAGAGGATGCTGCTAAG GTACCTAAAGGAAATCCATATCATAGTGCAACTTCTGGAGAAATGGCCATCTACTGTGCAAACAGCCTCATTCTCAGAAAG GTTGGTGTCCAAGTGGATGAGCCAGTTCAACAGGTATTCAACGGGCAAGAGGTGGAAGTCTGGCCTCGGATCACCTGGAAGCCAAAATGGGGATTGACATTTTCAGATGTCAAAAGTAAAGTTAGTGGAAGTTGCTCAGTCTCTCAAAGGTCTACAATGGCCATCAAGGGTCGTAATATTTTTGTTGAAGATCTGTCCTTGGATGGAGCTGTTGTGATTGAATCTGTCGATGAGGCCGAG GTAAAAGTTGGAGGTGCAGTGCAGAACAAGGGCTGGATCCTTGAAAATGTCGACTACAAAGATACTTCAGTACCTGAGGAGATAAGGACCAGGGGCTTCAGAATCAAAAAAATTGAGCAGCTCGAGAAACATTATTGTGAGCCTGGCCAGTTCGATCCGAAGGCTTGA